In a genomic window of Tachysurus vachellii isolate PV-2020 chromosome 13, HZAU_Pvac_v1, whole genome shotgun sequence:
- the dnm1l gene encoding dynamin-1-like protein isoform X3 — MEALIPVINKLQDVFNTVGADIIQLPQIAVVGTQSSGKSSVLESLVGRDLLPRGTGIVTRRPLILQLVHVDPEDRRKTSEENGVESEEWGKFLHTKHKIYIDFDEIRQEIEAETERISGTNKGISSEPIHLKIFSPHVVNLTLVDLPGITKVPVGDQPKDIEVQIRELILQYISNPNCIILAVTAANTDMATSEALKVAREVDPDGRRTLAVVTKLDLMDAGTDAMDVLMGRVIPVKLGLIGVVNRSQLDINNKKSVADAIRDEYAFLQKKYPSLANRNGTKYLARTLNRLLMHHIRDCLPELKTRINVLAAQYQSLLSGYGEPVEDKSATLLQLITKFAAEYCNTIEGTAKYIETTELCGGARICYIFHETFGRTLESVDPLGGLTTIDVLTAIRNATGPRPALFVPEVSFELLVKRQVKRLEDPSLRCVELVHEEMQRIIQHCSNYSTQELLRFPKLHDAIVEVVTSLLRKRLPVTNEMVHNLVAIELAYINTKHPDFADACGLMNNNIEEQRRNRMRDLPSAVPRDKTLKGPGGQSLPPSDQASSELDVAKGAGSQGEQETGTGTWRGMLKKGEESQTDEKSKQQGPLPASPLKGHAVNLLDVPVPVARKLSSREQRDCEVIERLIKSYFLIVRKNIQDSVPKAVMHFLVNHVKDSLQSELVGQLYKSGLLDDLLTESEDMAQRRKEAADMLQALQKASQVIAEIRETHLW; from the exons ATGGAAGCTCTAATTCCTgtcataaacaagctccaggaCGTGTTTAACACTGTAGGCGCGGATATCATTCAGCTGCCTCAGATCGCTGTGGTCGGGACTCAG AGCAGTGGAAAAAGCTCAGTGTTGGAAAGTCTGGTTGGCAGAGACCTGTTGCCTCGAGGTACAGGCATTGTGACACGCAGGCCGCTCATCCTGCAGCTGGTTCACGTGGACCCAGAGGACCGGAGAAAGACGAGTGAGGAGAACG GTGTGGAGAGTGAAGAATGGGGTAAATTCCTACACACCAAACATAAG ATCTACATAGATTTTGATGAAATCAGGCAAGAAATTGAAGCAGAAACAGAACGAATTTCTGGCACCAACAAG GGCATCAGCAGTGAGCCGATCCATCTCAAGATCTTCTCTCCTCATGTGGTGAACCTCACGCTGGTGGATCTGCCTGGTATCACGAAG GTTCCTGTTGGTGACCAGCCCAAAGACATTGAGGTCCAAATCCGTGAGCTGATCCTGCAGTATATTAGCAACCCGAACTGCATCATATTAGCCGTTACAGCCGCCAACACAGACATGGCTACGTCTGAGGCCCTCAAAGTGGCTCGTGAGGTCGACCCCGATG GTCGAAGGACACTGGCTGTAGTGACAAAACTGGATCTGATGGACGCTGGCACAGACGCCATGGACGTGCTCATGGGCCGAGTCATTCCTGTTAAACTGGGACTCATAGGAGTCGTCAATAG GAGTCAGCTCGATATCAACAACAAGAAATCAGTGGCTGATGCGATCCGTGACGAGTACGCCTTCCTTCAGAAGAAGTATCCTTCCTTAGCTAACAGGAACGGAACCAAATACCTGGCCAGAACATTGAATAG GTTGTTGATGCACCACATTCGGGATTGTCTGCCAGAGCTGAAGACACGTATAAACGTCCTCGCTGCTCAGTATCAGTCTCTGCTCAGCGGCTATGGAGAGCCCGTGGAGGACAAGAGCGCCACCCTGCTGCAGCTCATCACCAAGTTCGCCGCAGAATACTGCAACACAATCGAGGGAACGGCCAAATACATCGAGACAACTgaact gtGTGGTGGTGCCAGGATTTGTTATATATTCCATGAAACGTTCGGTAGGACGCTGGAGTCAGTCGATCCTCTCGGTGGACTTACGACCATAGACGTGCTCACAGCCATCAGAAATGCCACG GGTCCACGTCCTGCTCTGTTTGTGCCCGAGGTGTCGTTTGAGCTGCTGGTGAAGAGACAGGTGAAGCGTTTAGAGGATCCCAGTCTGCGGTGTGTGGAGCTCGTACATGAAGAGATGCAGAGAATCATTCAGCACTGCAGTAACTACAGCACACAG GAGTTGCTGCGCTTCCCGAAGCTCCATGATGCCATAGTAGAAGTAGTCACGTCTCTCCTGAGGAAGAGACTTCCCGTCACGAACGAGATG GTTCACAACTTGGTAGCTATCGAGCTGGCGTACATCAACACCAAACATCCAGACTTTGCCGATGCCTGTGGACTCATGAACAACAACATAGAG GAACAGAGGCGTAACAGAATGAGAGACCTCCCCTCGGCTGTACCACGAGACAAG aCTCTGAAGGGTCCCGGTGGCCAGTCTCTGCCCCCCAGCGATCAGGCATCATCTGAGCTTGATGTTGCTAAG ggtGCCGGATCTCAGGGTGAGCAGGAAACGGGAACAGGGACCTGGAGAGGCATGTtgaaaaaaggagaagagagtcagacagatgAGAAGTCGAAGCAGCAGGGTCCTCTACCAGCCAGCCCTCTGAAAGGCCATGCAGTCAACTTACTAGATGTG CCTGTACCAGTTGCCAGGAAACTCTCATCTCGAGAGCAGAGGGACTGCGAGGTCATCGAGAGGCTCATTAAGTCTTACTTCCTCATCGTACGCAAGAACATCCAGGACAG TGTGCCAAAGGCAGTGATGCACTTTTTGGTGAACCACGTGAAGGACAGTCTGCAAAGTGAACTGGTTGGACAGCTGTATAAATCAGGCCTGCTGGATGATCTGCTCACTGAGTCGGAGGACATGGCACAGCGCCGCAAGGAGGCCGCAGACATGCTGCAG gcTTTACAGAAAGCCAGTCAGGTCATTGCTGAGATCCGGGAGACGCACCTGTGGTGA
- the dnm1l gene encoding dynamin-1-like protein isoform X2: MEALIPVINKLQDVFNTVGADIIQLPQIAVVGTQSSGKSSVLESLVGRDLLPRGTGIVTRRPLILQLVHVDPEDRRKTNPNSWKNGRLYKGVESEEWGKFLHTKHKIYIDFDEIRQEIEAETERISGTNKGISSEPIHLKIFSPHVVNLTLVDLPGITKVPVGDQPKDIEVQIRELILQYISNPNCIILAVTAANTDMATSEALKVAREVDPDGRRTLAVVTKLDLMDAGTDAMDVLMGRVIPVKLGLIGVVNRSQLDINNKKSVADAIRDEYAFLQKKYPSLANRNGTKYLARTLNRLLMHHIRDCLPELKTRINVLAAQYQSLLSGYGEPVEDKSATLLQLITKFAAEYCNTIEGTAKYIETTELCGGARICYIFHETFGRTLESVDPLGGLTTIDVLTAIRNATGPRPALFVPEVSFELLVKRQVKRLEDPSLRCVELVHEEMQRIIQHCSNYSTQELLRFPKLHDAIVEVVTSLLRKRLPVTNEMVHNLVAIELAYINTKHPDFADACGLMNNNIEEQRRNRMRDLPSAVPRDKTLKGPGGQSLPPSDQASSELDVAKGAGSQGEQETGTGTWRGMLKKGEESQTDEKSKQQGPLPASPLKGHAVNLLDVPVPVARKLSSREQRDCEVIERLIKSYFLIVRKNIQDSVPKAVMHFLVNHVKDSLQSELVGQLYKSGLLDDLLTESEDMAQRRKEAADMLQALQKASQVIAEIRETHLW; this comes from the exons ATGGAAGCTCTAATTCCTgtcataaacaagctccaggaCGTGTTTAACACTGTAGGCGCGGATATCATTCAGCTGCCTCAGATCGCTGTGGTCGGGACTCAG AGCAGTGGAAAAAGCTCAGTGTTGGAAAGTCTGGTTGGCAGAGACCTGTTGCCTCGAGGTACAGGCATTGTGACACGCAGGCCGCTCATCCTGCAGCTGGTTCACGTGGACCCAGAGGACCGGAGAAAGACGA ACCCCAATTCCTGGAAAAATGGACGCCTTTATAAAG GTGTGGAGAGTGAAGAATGGGGTAAATTCCTACACACCAAACATAAG ATCTACATAGATTTTGATGAAATCAGGCAAGAAATTGAAGCAGAAACAGAACGAATTTCTGGCACCAACAAG GGCATCAGCAGTGAGCCGATCCATCTCAAGATCTTCTCTCCTCATGTGGTGAACCTCACGCTGGTGGATCTGCCTGGTATCACGAAG GTTCCTGTTGGTGACCAGCCCAAAGACATTGAGGTCCAAATCCGTGAGCTGATCCTGCAGTATATTAGCAACCCGAACTGCATCATATTAGCCGTTACAGCCGCCAACACAGACATGGCTACGTCTGAGGCCCTCAAAGTGGCTCGTGAGGTCGACCCCGATG GTCGAAGGACACTGGCTGTAGTGACAAAACTGGATCTGATGGACGCTGGCACAGACGCCATGGACGTGCTCATGGGCCGAGTCATTCCTGTTAAACTGGGACTCATAGGAGTCGTCAATAG GAGTCAGCTCGATATCAACAACAAGAAATCAGTGGCTGATGCGATCCGTGACGAGTACGCCTTCCTTCAGAAGAAGTATCCTTCCTTAGCTAACAGGAACGGAACCAAATACCTGGCCAGAACATTGAATAG GTTGTTGATGCACCACATTCGGGATTGTCTGCCAGAGCTGAAGACACGTATAAACGTCCTCGCTGCTCAGTATCAGTCTCTGCTCAGCGGCTATGGAGAGCCCGTGGAGGACAAGAGCGCCACCCTGCTGCAGCTCATCACCAAGTTCGCCGCAGAATACTGCAACACAATCGAGGGAACGGCCAAATACATCGAGACAACTgaact gtGTGGTGGTGCCAGGATTTGTTATATATTCCATGAAACGTTCGGTAGGACGCTGGAGTCAGTCGATCCTCTCGGTGGACTTACGACCATAGACGTGCTCACAGCCATCAGAAATGCCACG GGTCCACGTCCTGCTCTGTTTGTGCCCGAGGTGTCGTTTGAGCTGCTGGTGAAGAGACAGGTGAAGCGTTTAGAGGATCCCAGTCTGCGGTGTGTGGAGCTCGTACATGAAGAGATGCAGAGAATCATTCAGCACTGCAGTAACTACAGCACACAG GAGTTGCTGCGCTTCCCGAAGCTCCATGATGCCATAGTAGAAGTAGTCACGTCTCTCCTGAGGAAGAGACTTCCCGTCACGAACGAGATG GTTCACAACTTGGTAGCTATCGAGCTGGCGTACATCAACACCAAACATCCAGACTTTGCCGATGCCTGTGGACTCATGAACAACAACATAGAG GAACAGAGGCGTAACAGAATGAGAGACCTCCCCTCGGCTGTACCACGAGACAAG aCTCTGAAGGGTCCCGGTGGCCAGTCTCTGCCCCCCAGCGATCAGGCATCATCTGAGCTTGATGTTGCTAAG ggtGCCGGATCTCAGGGTGAGCAGGAAACGGGAACAGGGACCTGGAGAGGCATGTtgaaaaaaggagaagagagtcagacagatgAGAAGTCGAAGCAGCAGGGTCCTCTACCAGCCAGCCCTCTGAAAGGCCATGCAGTCAACTTACTAGATGTG CCTGTACCAGTTGCCAGGAAACTCTCATCTCGAGAGCAGAGGGACTGCGAGGTCATCGAGAGGCTCATTAAGTCTTACTTCCTCATCGTACGCAAGAACATCCAGGACAG TGTGCCAAAGGCAGTGATGCACTTTTTGGTGAACCACGTGAAGGACAGTCTGCAAAGTGAACTGGTTGGACAGCTGTATAAATCAGGCCTGCTGGATGATCTGCTCACTGAGTCGGAGGACATGGCACAGCGCCGCAAGGAGGCCGCAGACATGCTGCAG gcTTTACAGAAAGCCAGTCAGGTCATTGCTGAGATCCGGGAGACGCACCTGTGGTGA
- the dnm1l gene encoding dynamin-1-like protein isoform X6, giving the protein MEALIPVINKLQDVFNTVGADIIQLPQIAVVGTQSSGKSSVLESLVGRDLLPRGTGIVTRRPLILQLVHVDPEDRRKTSEENGVESEEWGKFLHTKHKIYIDFDEIRQEIEAETERISGTNKGISSEPIHLKIFSPHVVNLTLVDLPGITKVPVGDQPKDIEVQIRELILQYISNPNCIILAVTAANTDMATSEALKVAREVDPDGRRTLAVVTKLDLMDAGTDAMDVLMGRVIPVKLGLIGVVNRSQLDINNKKSVADAIRDEYAFLQKKYPSLANRNGTKYLARTLNRLLMHHIRDCLPELKTRINVLAAQYQSLLSGYGEPVEDKSATLLQLITKFAAEYCNTIEGTAKYIETTELCGGARICYIFHETFGRTLESVDPLGGLTTIDVLTAIRNATGPRPALFVPEVSFELLVKRQVKRLEDPSLRCVELVHEEMQRIIQHCSNYSTQELLRFPKLHDAIVEVVTSLLRKRLPVTNEMVHNLVAIELAYINTKHPDFADACGLMNNNIEEQRRNRMRDLPSAVPRDKGAGSQGEQETGTGTWRGMLKKGEESQTDEKSKQQGPLPASPLKGHAVNLLDVPVPVARKLSSREQRDCEVIERLIKSYFLIVRKNIQDSVPKAVMHFLVNHVKDSLQSELVGQLYKSGLLDDLLTESEDMAQRRKEAADMLQALQKASQVIAEIRETHLW; this is encoded by the exons ATGGAAGCTCTAATTCCTgtcataaacaagctccaggaCGTGTTTAACACTGTAGGCGCGGATATCATTCAGCTGCCTCAGATCGCTGTGGTCGGGACTCAG AGCAGTGGAAAAAGCTCAGTGTTGGAAAGTCTGGTTGGCAGAGACCTGTTGCCTCGAGGTACAGGCATTGTGACACGCAGGCCGCTCATCCTGCAGCTGGTTCACGTGGACCCAGAGGACCGGAGAAAGACGAGTGAGGAGAACG GTGTGGAGAGTGAAGAATGGGGTAAATTCCTACACACCAAACATAAG ATCTACATAGATTTTGATGAAATCAGGCAAGAAATTGAAGCAGAAACAGAACGAATTTCTGGCACCAACAAG GGCATCAGCAGTGAGCCGATCCATCTCAAGATCTTCTCTCCTCATGTGGTGAACCTCACGCTGGTGGATCTGCCTGGTATCACGAAG GTTCCTGTTGGTGACCAGCCCAAAGACATTGAGGTCCAAATCCGTGAGCTGATCCTGCAGTATATTAGCAACCCGAACTGCATCATATTAGCCGTTACAGCCGCCAACACAGACATGGCTACGTCTGAGGCCCTCAAAGTGGCTCGTGAGGTCGACCCCGATG GTCGAAGGACACTGGCTGTAGTGACAAAACTGGATCTGATGGACGCTGGCACAGACGCCATGGACGTGCTCATGGGCCGAGTCATTCCTGTTAAACTGGGACTCATAGGAGTCGTCAATAG GAGTCAGCTCGATATCAACAACAAGAAATCAGTGGCTGATGCGATCCGTGACGAGTACGCCTTCCTTCAGAAGAAGTATCCTTCCTTAGCTAACAGGAACGGAACCAAATACCTGGCCAGAACATTGAATAG GTTGTTGATGCACCACATTCGGGATTGTCTGCCAGAGCTGAAGACACGTATAAACGTCCTCGCTGCTCAGTATCAGTCTCTGCTCAGCGGCTATGGAGAGCCCGTGGAGGACAAGAGCGCCACCCTGCTGCAGCTCATCACCAAGTTCGCCGCAGAATACTGCAACACAATCGAGGGAACGGCCAAATACATCGAGACAACTgaact gtGTGGTGGTGCCAGGATTTGTTATATATTCCATGAAACGTTCGGTAGGACGCTGGAGTCAGTCGATCCTCTCGGTGGACTTACGACCATAGACGTGCTCACAGCCATCAGAAATGCCACG GGTCCACGTCCTGCTCTGTTTGTGCCCGAGGTGTCGTTTGAGCTGCTGGTGAAGAGACAGGTGAAGCGTTTAGAGGATCCCAGTCTGCGGTGTGTGGAGCTCGTACATGAAGAGATGCAGAGAATCATTCAGCACTGCAGTAACTACAGCACACAG GAGTTGCTGCGCTTCCCGAAGCTCCATGATGCCATAGTAGAAGTAGTCACGTCTCTCCTGAGGAAGAGACTTCCCGTCACGAACGAGATG GTTCACAACTTGGTAGCTATCGAGCTGGCGTACATCAACACCAAACATCCAGACTTTGCCGATGCCTGTGGACTCATGAACAACAACATAGAG GAACAGAGGCGTAACAGAATGAGAGACCTCCCCTCGGCTGTACCACGAGACAAG ggtGCCGGATCTCAGGGTGAGCAGGAAACGGGAACAGGGACCTGGAGAGGCATGTtgaaaaaaggagaagagagtcagacagatgAGAAGTCGAAGCAGCAGGGTCCTCTACCAGCCAGCCCTCTGAAAGGCCATGCAGTCAACTTACTAGATGTG CCTGTACCAGTTGCCAGGAAACTCTCATCTCGAGAGCAGAGGGACTGCGAGGTCATCGAGAGGCTCATTAAGTCTTACTTCCTCATCGTACGCAAGAACATCCAGGACAG TGTGCCAAAGGCAGTGATGCACTTTTTGGTGAACCACGTGAAGGACAGTCTGCAAAGTGAACTGGTTGGACAGCTGTATAAATCAGGCCTGCTGGATGATCTGCTCACTGAGTCGGAGGACATGGCACAGCGCCGCAAGGAGGCCGCAGACATGCTGCAG gcTTTACAGAAAGCCAGTCAGGTCATTGCTGAGATCCGGGAGACGCACCTGTGGTGA
- the dnm1l gene encoding dynamin-1-like protein isoform X1 — protein MEALIPVINKLQDVFNTVGADIIQLPQIAVVGTQSSGKSSVLESLVGRDLLPRGTGIVTRRPLILQLVHVDPEDRRKTSEENDPNSWKNGRLYKGVESEEWGKFLHTKHKIYIDFDEIRQEIEAETERISGTNKGISSEPIHLKIFSPHVVNLTLVDLPGITKVPVGDQPKDIEVQIRELILQYISNPNCIILAVTAANTDMATSEALKVAREVDPDGRRTLAVVTKLDLMDAGTDAMDVLMGRVIPVKLGLIGVVNRSQLDINNKKSVADAIRDEYAFLQKKYPSLANRNGTKYLARTLNRLLMHHIRDCLPELKTRINVLAAQYQSLLSGYGEPVEDKSATLLQLITKFAAEYCNTIEGTAKYIETTELCGGARICYIFHETFGRTLESVDPLGGLTTIDVLTAIRNATGPRPALFVPEVSFELLVKRQVKRLEDPSLRCVELVHEEMQRIIQHCSNYSTQELLRFPKLHDAIVEVVTSLLRKRLPVTNEMVHNLVAIELAYINTKHPDFADACGLMNNNIEEQRRNRMRDLPSAVPRDKTLKGPGGQSLPPSDQASSELDVAKGAGSQGEQETGTGTWRGMLKKGEESQTDEKSKQQGPLPASPLKGHAVNLLDVPVPVARKLSSREQRDCEVIERLIKSYFLIVRKNIQDSVPKAVMHFLVNHVKDSLQSELVGQLYKSGLLDDLLTESEDMAQRRKEAADMLQALQKASQVIAEIRETHLW, from the exons ATGGAAGCTCTAATTCCTgtcataaacaagctccaggaCGTGTTTAACACTGTAGGCGCGGATATCATTCAGCTGCCTCAGATCGCTGTGGTCGGGACTCAG AGCAGTGGAAAAAGCTCAGTGTTGGAAAGTCTGGTTGGCAGAGACCTGTTGCCTCGAGGTACAGGCATTGTGACACGCAGGCCGCTCATCCTGCAGCTGGTTCACGTGGACCCAGAGGACCGGAGAAAGACGAGTGAGGAGAACG ACCCCAATTCCTGGAAAAATGGACGCCTTTATAAAG GTGTGGAGAGTGAAGAATGGGGTAAATTCCTACACACCAAACATAAG ATCTACATAGATTTTGATGAAATCAGGCAAGAAATTGAAGCAGAAACAGAACGAATTTCTGGCACCAACAAG GGCATCAGCAGTGAGCCGATCCATCTCAAGATCTTCTCTCCTCATGTGGTGAACCTCACGCTGGTGGATCTGCCTGGTATCACGAAG GTTCCTGTTGGTGACCAGCCCAAAGACATTGAGGTCCAAATCCGTGAGCTGATCCTGCAGTATATTAGCAACCCGAACTGCATCATATTAGCCGTTACAGCCGCCAACACAGACATGGCTACGTCTGAGGCCCTCAAAGTGGCTCGTGAGGTCGACCCCGATG GTCGAAGGACACTGGCTGTAGTGACAAAACTGGATCTGATGGACGCTGGCACAGACGCCATGGACGTGCTCATGGGCCGAGTCATTCCTGTTAAACTGGGACTCATAGGAGTCGTCAATAG GAGTCAGCTCGATATCAACAACAAGAAATCAGTGGCTGATGCGATCCGTGACGAGTACGCCTTCCTTCAGAAGAAGTATCCTTCCTTAGCTAACAGGAACGGAACCAAATACCTGGCCAGAACATTGAATAG GTTGTTGATGCACCACATTCGGGATTGTCTGCCAGAGCTGAAGACACGTATAAACGTCCTCGCTGCTCAGTATCAGTCTCTGCTCAGCGGCTATGGAGAGCCCGTGGAGGACAAGAGCGCCACCCTGCTGCAGCTCATCACCAAGTTCGCCGCAGAATACTGCAACACAATCGAGGGAACGGCCAAATACATCGAGACAACTgaact gtGTGGTGGTGCCAGGATTTGTTATATATTCCATGAAACGTTCGGTAGGACGCTGGAGTCAGTCGATCCTCTCGGTGGACTTACGACCATAGACGTGCTCACAGCCATCAGAAATGCCACG GGTCCACGTCCTGCTCTGTTTGTGCCCGAGGTGTCGTTTGAGCTGCTGGTGAAGAGACAGGTGAAGCGTTTAGAGGATCCCAGTCTGCGGTGTGTGGAGCTCGTACATGAAGAGATGCAGAGAATCATTCAGCACTGCAGTAACTACAGCACACAG GAGTTGCTGCGCTTCCCGAAGCTCCATGATGCCATAGTAGAAGTAGTCACGTCTCTCCTGAGGAAGAGACTTCCCGTCACGAACGAGATG GTTCACAACTTGGTAGCTATCGAGCTGGCGTACATCAACACCAAACATCCAGACTTTGCCGATGCCTGTGGACTCATGAACAACAACATAGAG GAACAGAGGCGTAACAGAATGAGAGACCTCCCCTCGGCTGTACCACGAGACAAG aCTCTGAAGGGTCCCGGTGGCCAGTCTCTGCCCCCCAGCGATCAGGCATCATCTGAGCTTGATGTTGCTAAG ggtGCCGGATCTCAGGGTGAGCAGGAAACGGGAACAGGGACCTGGAGAGGCATGTtgaaaaaaggagaagagagtcagacagatgAGAAGTCGAAGCAGCAGGGTCCTCTACCAGCCAGCCCTCTGAAAGGCCATGCAGTCAACTTACTAGATGTG CCTGTACCAGTTGCCAGGAAACTCTCATCTCGAGAGCAGAGGGACTGCGAGGTCATCGAGAGGCTCATTAAGTCTTACTTCCTCATCGTACGCAAGAACATCCAGGACAG TGTGCCAAAGGCAGTGATGCACTTTTTGGTGAACCACGTGAAGGACAGTCTGCAAAGTGAACTGGTTGGACAGCTGTATAAATCAGGCCTGCTGGATGATCTGCTCACTGAGTCGGAGGACATGGCACAGCGCCGCAAGGAGGCCGCAGACATGCTGCAG gcTTTACAGAAAGCCAGTCAGGTCATTGCTGAGATCCGGGAGACGCACCTGTGGTGA
- the dnm1l gene encoding dynamin-1-like protein isoform X4: MEALIPVINKLQDVFNTVGADIIQLPQIAVVGTQSSGKSSVLESLVGRDLLPRGTGIVTRRPLILQLVHVDPEDRRKTSVESEEWGKFLHTKHKIYIDFDEIRQEIEAETERISGTNKGISSEPIHLKIFSPHVVNLTLVDLPGITKVPVGDQPKDIEVQIRELILQYISNPNCIILAVTAANTDMATSEALKVAREVDPDGRRTLAVVTKLDLMDAGTDAMDVLMGRVIPVKLGLIGVVNRSQLDINNKKSVADAIRDEYAFLQKKYPSLANRNGTKYLARTLNRLLMHHIRDCLPELKTRINVLAAQYQSLLSGYGEPVEDKSATLLQLITKFAAEYCNTIEGTAKYIETTELCGGARICYIFHETFGRTLESVDPLGGLTTIDVLTAIRNATGPRPALFVPEVSFELLVKRQVKRLEDPSLRCVELVHEEMQRIIQHCSNYSTQELLRFPKLHDAIVEVVTSLLRKRLPVTNEMVHNLVAIELAYINTKHPDFADACGLMNNNIEEQRRNRMRDLPSAVPRDKTLKGPGGQSLPPSDQASSELDVAKGAGSQGEQETGTGTWRGMLKKGEESQTDEKSKQQGPLPASPLKGHAVNLLDVPVPVARKLSSREQRDCEVIERLIKSYFLIVRKNIQDSVPKAVMHFLVNHVKDSLQSELVGQLYKSGLLDDLLTESEDMAQRRKEAADMLQALQKASQVIAEIRETHLW; encoded by the exons ATGGAAGCTCTAATTCCTgtcataaacaagctccaggaCGTGTTTAACACTGTAGGCGCGGATATCATTCAGCTGCCTCAGATCGCTGTGGTCGGGACTCAG AGCAGTGGAAAAAGCTCAGTGTTGGAAAGTCTGGTTGGCAGAGACCTGTTGCCTCGAGGTACAGGCATTGTGACACGCAGGCCGCTCATCCTGCAGCTGGTTCACGTGGACCCAGAGGACCGGAGAAAGACGA GTGTGGAGAGTGAAGAATGGGGTAAATTCCTACACACCAAACATAAG ATCTACATAGATTTTGATGAAATCAGGCAAGAAATTGAAGCAGAAACAGAACGAATTTCTGGCACCAACAAG GGCATCAGCAGTGAGCCGATCCATCTCAAGATCTTCTCTCCTCATGTGGTGAACCTCACGCTGGTGGATCTGCCTGGTATCACGAAG GTTCCTGTTGGTGACCAGCCCAAAGACATTGAGGTCCAAATCCGTGAGCTGATCCTGCAGTATATTAGCAACCCGAACTGCATCATATTAGCCGTTACAGCCGCCAACACAGACATGGCTACGTCTGAGGCCCTCAAAGTGGCTCGTGAGGTCGACCCCGATG GTCGAAGGACACTGGCTGTAGTGACAAAACTGGATCTGATGGACGCTGGCACAGACGCCATGGACGTGCTCATGGGCCGAGTCATTCCTGTTAAACTGGGACTCATAGGAGTCGTCAATAG GAGTCAGCTCGATATCAACAACAAGAAATCAGTGGCTGATGCGATCCGTGACGAGTACGCCTTCCTTCAGAAGAAGTATCCTTCCTTAGCTAACAGGAACGGAACCAAATACCTGGCCAGAACATTGAATAG GTTGTTGATGCACCACATTCGGGATTGTCTGCCAGAGCTGAAGACACGTATAAACGTCCTCGCTGCTCAGTATCAGTCTCTGCTCAGCGGCTATGGAGAGCCCGTGGAGGACAAGAGCGCCACCCTGCTGCAGCTCATCACCAAGTTCGCCGCAGAATACTGCAACACAATCGAGGGAACGGCCAAATACATCGAGACAACTgaact gtGTGGTGGTGCCAGGATTTGTTATATATTCCATGAAACGTTCGGTAGGACGCTGGAGTCAGTCGATCCTCTCGGTGGACTTACGACCATAGACGTGCTCACAGCCATCAGAAATGCCACG GGTCCACGTCCTGCTCTGTTTGTGCCCGAGGTGTCGTTTGAGCTGCTGGTGAAGAGACAGGTGAAGCGTTTAGAGGATCCCAGTCTGCGGTGTGTGGAGCTCGTACATGAAGAGATGCAGAGAATCATTCAGCACTGCAGTAACTACAGCACACAG GAGTTGCTGCGCTTCCCGAAGCTCCATGATGCCATAGTAGAAGTAGTCACGTCTCTCCTGAGGAAGAGACTTCCCGTCACGAACGAGATG GTTCACAACTTGGTAGCTATCGAGCTGGCGTACATCAACACCAAACATCCAGACTTTGCCGATGCCTGTGGACTCATGAACAACAACATAGAG GAACAGAGGCGTAACAGAATGAGAGACCTCCCCTCGGCTGTACCACGAGACAAG aCTCTGAAGGGTCCCGGTGGCCAGTCTCTGCCCCCCAGCGATCAGGCATCATCTGAGCTTGATGTTGCTAAG ggtGCCGGATCTCAGGGTGAGCAGGAAACGGGAACAGGGACCTGGAGAGGCATGTtgaaaaaaggagaagagagtcagacagatgAGAAGTCGAAGCAGCAGGGTCCTCTACCAGCCAGCCCTCTGAAAGGCCATGCAGTCAACTTACTAGATGTG CCTGTACCAGTTGCCAGGAAACTCTCATCTCGAGAGCAGAGGGACTGCGAGGTCATCGAGAGGCTCATTAAGTCTTACTTCCTCATCGTACGCAAGAACATCCAGGACAG TGTGCCAAAGGCAGTGATGCACTTTTTGGTGAACCACGTGAAGGACAGTCTGCAAAGTGAACTGGTTGGACAGCTGTATAAATCAGGCCTGCTGGATGATCTGCTCACTGAGTCGGAGGACATGGCACAGCGCCGCAAGGAGGCCGCAGACATGCTGCAG gcTTTACAGAAAGCCAGTCAGGTCATTGCTGAGATCCGGGAGACGCACCTGTGGTGA